Proteins from a genomic interval of Pseudophryne corroboree isolate aPseCor3 chromosome 4, aPseCor3.hap2, whole genome shotgun sequence:
- the LOC134910792 gene encoding olfactory receptor 6Q1-like has translation MLRDIFSKRRRISFIGCLTQMNTIVFLGSTECTLLAVMAYDRYIAIRFPLHYTIYMNWRTCKVITVFTWVGHFTFITSPFILRPLVFCTENILDHFVCEILALLELACEEVTFYKTYIFMGSLFTILTPFVFIIMSYIFIVVSILRIHSAGGRAKAFSTCASHLTVVFMFYGTSMTMYIGQTKRFSYNLKHIAVFYLVITPLLNPLIYSLRNNEVKGAFKTIITKISAS, from the coding sequence ATGTTGAGAGATATATTTTCTAAGAGAAGAAGAATCTCCTTCATTGGATGCCTGACACAGATGAATACTATTGTGTTCCTAGGAAGTACTGAGTGTACCCTACTGGCAGTGATGGCGTATGACCGTTATATCGCCATACGCTTTCCTTTACATTACACAATATACATGAATTGGAGGACTTGTAAAGTCATTACAGTCTTTACATGGGTAGGGCATTTCACTTTTATAACTTCTCCATTTATCTTAAGGCCTCTTgtgttctgtacagaaaatattttggACCATTTTGTCTGTGAGATATTGGCCCTTCTAGAGCTGGCGTGTGAAGAAGTCACCTTTtataaaacatacatatttatGGGAAGTTTATTTACAATTTTAACACCATTTGTTTTCATCATTATGTCCTACATCTTCATTGTTGTATCCATATTACGCATCCACTCAGCAGGTGGAAGGGCTAAAGCTTTTTCAACATGTGCTTCCCACCTGACCGTGGTGTTTATGTTTTATGGGACAAGTATGACCATGTACATTGGACAAACAAAACGTTTTTCCTACAACCTGAAGCATATAGCTGTATTTTATCTTGTCATTACACCTTTGTTGAATCCTTTAATATACAGTTTGAGAAATAATGAGGTGAAAGGAGCATTTAAAACAATAATTACCAAGATTTCTGCATCATAG